The Psychrobacillus sp. FSL K6-4046 DNA window ATCTTGTAATTTGTGTAGCAAGCAATGCTATTGTTCCTTGGTAAATTGCAACCGGAAAAGCTGAAAAAACAACACCTATTCCTAATGTTGCGGAGAGAATAATAGCAGTAAAGCCGTCGATGATTCCCTTACTGATTAACAATTCATGATCATTTTGAAGACCGCTATTTAAAGCTCCTAAAATACCCATTGCGCCTATTACAAATATCAGTGTGCTTGTAACAAAACCTTGGGCAATACTATCTGTTTGTTTTTTTGAACCAAACTTTTTTTCAATAGACTGCCCTAACCTGTTAATCCATTTGTCTATATCTATCCACTCACCTACTACCGCACCAAGCACGATGCAGATAATGATAATAACAAAATTACT harbors:
- a CDS encoding DUF554 domain-containing protein, which codes for MVLFGTLVNAILIIAGTLIGRLLKDIPENMKQTVMYAIGIVVMVMGIQMGLESSNFVIIIICIVLGAVVGEWIDIDKWINRLGQSIEKKFGSKKQTDSIAQGFVTSTLIFVIGAMGILGALNSGLQNDHELLISKGIIDGFTAIILSATLGIGVVFSAFPVAIYQGTIALLATQITRLVPEAALDLFLQEMTAAGGIMIIGIGMNLIGLTKIRVANLLPSLLFVGIVVAFIF